Proteins encoded by one window of Streptomyces sp. NBC_01571:
- a CDS encoding transposase, with product MSESCTDAPEKERTAPNLITNVATTASTVPDTKALDGIHQQLQRRGLPPGEHYLDSGYPSAELIVKSRKTYGITLITPVLLDQSRQARAAQGFQADAFTIDWKYQQVTCPQGQTSSSWSPCTQHGHPMIVVTFTKPTCGPCPVRELCTTSRRGFRQLTLNPRPLTEALRTARAEQADRDWQDAYALRAGVEGTMRQAIAVTDSRRARYRGLAKTHLEHVHSAVALNLIRLNAWWNGRPLDRRHTSHLARLELSLAA from the coding sequence GTGAGTGAGAGCTGCACGGATGCGCCCGAGAAGGAGCGCACCGCCCCGAACCTGATCACGAACGTGGCCACCACCGCCTCCACCGTCCCCGACACCAAGGCCCTGGACGGCATCCACCAGCAGCTTCAGCGCCGCGGCCTGCCTCCGGGCGAGCACTACCTCGACTCCGGCTACCCCAGCGCCGAACTGATCGTGAAGTCCCGCAAGACCTACGGCATCACGCTGATCACCCCGGTTCTGCTCGACCAGTCCCGCCAGGCCCGCGCCGCCCAGGGCTTCCAGGCCGACGCGTTCACCATCGACTGGAAGTACCAGCAGGTCACATGCCCCCAGGGACAGACCAGCTCCTCCTGGAGCCCGTGCACCCAGCACGGCCACCCGATGATCGTGGTCACCTTCACCAAGCCGACCTGCGGCCCCTGCCCGGTCCGCGAGTTATGCACCACCAGCCGCCGGGGCTTCCGGCAGCTCACCTTGAACCCTCGCCCGCTGACCGAGGCCCTGCGCACCGCACGCGCCGAACAGGCCGACCGGGACTGGCAGGACGCATACGCCCTACGCGCCGGTGTCGAGGGCACCATGCGACAAGCGATCGCCGTAACCGACAGCCGCCGGGCCCGCTACCGCGGCCTGGCCAAGACCCACCTCGAGCACGTCCACAGCGCCGTCGCCCTCAACCTTATCCGCCTGAACGCCTGGTGGAACGGCAGGCCACTCGACCGCCGCCACACCAGCCACCTCGCCCGACTCGAACTCAGCCTCGCCGCGTAA